From one Halothece sp. PCC 7418 genomic stretch:
- a CDS encoding adenylate/guanylate cyclase domain-containing protein — MKLTTELTLKIYIDGSPEQTRNVAQDQLILGRLPECDVYLPYSEISRRHCQFRRVAQGKWRVEDLGSTNGTVLNQVRVEKPTLIQHGDTIQIGNVTIKVTLTSQELSSSSKIDPPPREGHSAVKTILRNAEELRQRWIEGDQRKDPLSTDHITHARLQYIVEIAKGLNSAESIEAIFYQVESVIFQELRHIDRLALLIDVDGSGNPELYKAAVRKTQRKQNNHQHHQEQNDLYKGDWISQSICNKVLKEKVAIKTQNAQVDQRFSDEKSILLKGIGGALAVPLWNEKDVVGVLYADASMGFDKLDPTQDQDLSFFSTIANLVAASVQRWLLTRRLQEQERIRQRLERYHSPAVVQQLITFGAMEDALLTPMEADVSVLFADIVGFTALSEQLRPEELADLLNRFFEEMLKPLFAMGGTLDKFIGDCIMAFFGAPEPQSDHADRAVKVAKAMLERLEQLNEEHVLSHPLQLRIAINSGKAVVGDVGSSQRVDYTVLGGTVNLASRLEAVCRPGACVISEETYHRLENKQPFSPIGKSKFKGIDRTITVYCARW, encoded by the coding sequence ATGAAACTGACCACTGAGCTTACCCTAAAGATTTATATTGATGGGAGTCCCGAGCAGACTCGCAATGTAGCTCAGGATCAACTGATTCTTGGTCGTTTACCAGAATGTGATGTCTATTTACCTTATTCGGAAATTTCTCGCCGTCATTGTCAGTTTCGTCGGGTTGCTCAAGGAAAATGGCGAGTAGAAGATTTAGGAAGCACCAATGGAACAGTTTTAAACCAAGTTCGAGTTGAAAAACCAACCTTAATTCAACATGGAGATACGATCCAAATTGGTAATGTCACGATTAAAGTCACATTAACCAGTCAAGAATTGTCATCTTCTTCAAAGATTGACCCCCCTCCTCGGGAAGGACATAGTGCAGTTAAAACCATTCTCCGTAACGCTGAAGAGTTGAGACAGCGTTGGATTGAGGGAGATCAAAGAAAAGACCCTCTCAGTACCGATCATATTACTCATGCTCGCTTACAGTATATTGTTGAAATTGCCAAAGGATTAAATAGTGCAGAATCCATTGAGGCAATTTTTTATCAGGTGGAAAGTGTCATTTTTCAAGAACTCCGTCATATTGATCGTTTAGCCTTATTAATTGATGTGGATGGCTCAGGAAATCCAGAGTTATACAAAGCTGCAGTTCGCAAAACGCAAAGGAAACAGAACAATCATCAGCATCATCAAGAACAAAATGACTTGTATAAAGGAGATTGGATTAGTCAGTCCATTTGTAACAAAGTTTTAAAAGAAAAAGTGGCGATTAAAACACAAAATGCTCAAGTTGATCAACGGTTCTCTGATGAAAAAAGTATTTTATTGAAAGGCATTGGTGGTGCTTTAGCGGTGCCACTTTGGAATGAAAAAGATGTGGTGGGGGTATTATATGCTGATGCTAGTATGGGCTTTGACAAATTAGATCCCACTCAGGATCAAGACTTGAGCTTCTTTTCTACGATTGCCAATTTAGTGGCTGCGAGTGTTCAACGTTGGTTACTGACACGGCGTTTACAAGAACAAGAACGAATTCGTCAACGCTTAGAACGCTATCATTCCCCGGCGGTGGTGCAACAGTTAATCACTTTTGGGGCAATGGAAGATGCGCTGTTAACGCCAATGGAGGCAGATGTCAGCGTCTTATTTGCAGATATTGTCGGTTTTACTGCTCTTTCAGAACAGTTACGCCCAGAAGAATTAGCAGACTTACTGAATCGATTTTTTGAAGAGATGCTCAAGCCGTTATTTGCCATGGGCGGAACATTAGACAAGTTTATTGGTGATTGTATTATGGCGTTTTTTGGTGCGCCAGAACCCCAATCCGATCATGCCGATCGCGCGGTGAAGGTGGCAAAAGCGATGCTAGAACGACTAGAACAACTTAATGAAGAGCACGTTTTATCTCATCCGTTACAGTTGCGAATTGCAATTAATAGTGGAAAAGCGGTCGTGGGAGATGTGGGAAGTTCACAACGGGTAGATTATACGGTACTGGGGGGAACGGTCAATTTAGCCTCTCGTTTGGAGGCGGTGTGTCGTCCTGGAGCTTGCGTGATCAGTGAAGAAACTTATCATCGTCTGGAGAATAAACAACCGTTTTCTCCCATTGGAAAATCAAAATTTAAAGGCATTGATCGCACAATCACTGTTTATTGTGCTCGTTGGTAA
- the purM gene encoding phosphoribosylformylglycinamidine cyclo-ligase, with translation MDYQQAGVNIQAGRSFVEQISDLVQKTHRPEVLGELGGFGGYFQLPTGYSEPVLVSGTDGVGTKLKIAHTTDHHNTVGIDLVAMCVNDILTCGAEPLFFLDYIATGKLEPEQLTAVVEGISAGCEASGCALLGGETAEMPGFYQGGEYDLAGFCVGIVEKSQLLDGSQVKVGDRAIGLASQGLHSNGFSLVRKIVSDQNISWSDHFPELGELSLGEIALTPTQIYVKPVLAALRAGYDIHGMAHITGGGLPENLPRCLGKNQSVHLNPEMWTVPPIFTWLAQKGNLTPETLYDTFNMGLGFVVIVPSAIAHEIIEFFNSQQISAYNIGEVVSGTGEVTGLK, from the coding sequence ATGGATTACCAACAGGCTGGAGTTAATATTCAAGCTGGACGCTCTTTTGTTGAGCAAATTAGTGATTTAGTGCAAAAAACACACCGTCCTGAGGTTTTAGGAGAATTAGGCGGTTTTGGCGGTTATTTTCAGCTTCCAACTGGCTATTCAGAACCCGTTTTAGTTTCAGGAACTGATGGCGTTGGCACGAAACTCAAAATTGCTCACACTACAGATCACCATAACACAGTGGGAATTGACTTAGTAGCTATGTGTGTTAATGACATTTTGACTTGCGGGGCTGAGCCACTTTTTTTTCTGGACTATATTGCAACTGGGAAACTGGAACCCGAACAGTTGACAGCAGTCGTAGAAGGAATTAGTGCTGGGTGTGAAGCCAGTGGGTGTGCCCTGTTAGGGGGAGAAACAGCGGAAATGCCAGGCTTTTATCAAGGAGGAGAATATGATTTAGCAGGCTTTTGTGTGGGAATTGTTGAGAAAAGTCAGTTATTGGATGGTTCGCAGGTCAAAGTAGGCGATCGCGCGATCGGTTTAGCCAGTCAAGGCTTACACAGCAATGGCTTTAGTTTGGTGCGAAAAATTGTTTCCGATCAAAACATCAGTTGGTCAGATCATTTTCCAGAGTTAGGGGAACTGTCTTTAGGAGAAATCGCACTGACACCCACACAAATCTATGTCAAACCCGTTTTAGCAGCCCTCCGCGCTGGATATGATATTCACGGAATGGCGCACATTACTGGCGGGGGATTACCTGAAAATCTTCCCCGTTGTCTCGGTAAAAATCAATCAGTGCATCTCAATCCTGAAATGTGGACTGTTCCACCAATTTTTACTTGGTTAGCGCAAAAAGGCAATCTCACTCCAGAAACCCTTTATGACACCTTTAACATGGGACTTGGTTTTGTGGTGATTGTTCCCAGCGCGATCGCGCATGAAATTATAGAATTCTTCAATAGCCAACAAATCTCCGCTTATAATATTGGCGAAGTGGTTTCTGGCACTGGAGAAGTAACAGGATTAAAATAA
- a CDS encoding DUF4112 domain-containing protein, whose protein sequence is MNTKMRQEAKTNFPKDDRAFKRVRRLSDLLDNAITVPGTSYRVGIDPLLGLFPGMGDYFGAFLSGYIVFEAARLGSSRATLGRMVFNIILETILGLIPGIGDIFDVFWKANAKNTALLEKHLASAETRQKTDWFFLIALLAGLGFIIIAFASLSLWILISLLQAGPFLLI, encoded by the coding sequence ATGAACACCAAAATGCGTCAAGAGGCAAAGACTAATTTTCCAAAAGACGATCGCGCTTTCAAGCGAGTGCGCCGTCTCAGCGATCTCCTCGATAATGCGATTACAGTTCCTGGAACATCCTACCGTGTTGGAATTGATCCCTTATTAGGTTTATTTCCAGGAATGGGAGATTATTTCGGGGCTTTTTTATCAGGTTATATTGTGTTTGAAGCAGCCCGTTTAGGGAGTTCTCGCGCTACTTTAGGGCGTATGGTTTTTAATATTATCCTTGAAACTATTTTAGGTTTAATTCCAGGCATTGGTGATATTTTTGATGTCTTTTGGAAAGCTAATGCTAAAAATACCGCTCTACTAGAAAAACACCTTGCTTCTGCTGAAACTCGACAAAAAACAGACTGGTTCTTTTTAATCGCGTTACTGGCGGGACTCGGTTTTATTATTATTGCTTTCGCGAGCTTAAGTCTGTGGATTTTGATTTCTCTTTTGCAAGCTGGCCCCTTTCTTTTGATTTAG
- a CDS encoding transposase: MFVIEYKVKASKTQYNAIDEAIRTVQFVRNKCVRYWMDNNGVGKYDLSKLCKQLAEEFDFAKKLNSQARQASSERAWAAINRFYKNCKAGIKGKKGYPKFQKNNRSVEYKTTGWKLDPNTKKHITFTDKNNIGRLKLIGSRDIYFYSPDQIKRVRLVRRADGYYCQFCINVNVTEDVKPTKQILGLDVGLHDFYTDSEGHKEPNPRFFRKGEEELKRCQRRLSRKQKGSNNRGKARQKLAKNT, from the coding sequence ATGTTTGTTATTGAATACAAAGTCAAAGCCAGCAAAACTCAATATAATGCCATTGATGAGGCGATTCGCACTGTTCAGTTTGTACGAAACAAGTGCGTTCGTTATTGGATGGATAATAACGGTGTTGGTAAGTACGACCTCAGTAAACTTTGCAAACAGTTAGCTGAGGAGTTTGACTTTGCTAAAAAGCTCAATTCACAAGCAAGACAAGCATCTTCTGAAAGGGCGTGGGCAGCTATCAACCGCTTCTACAAAAACTGTAAAGCAGGTATTAAAGGAAAAAAAGGTTATCCTAAATTCCAAAAGAACAACCGCTCAGTAGAGTATAAAACTACTGGTTGGAAGCTCGACCCAAACACCAAAAAGCACATCACCTTCACCGACAAGAACAACATTGGTCGCTTAAAACTCATAGGAAGTAGAGATATTTATTTCTACTCTCCTGACCAAATTAAGCGTGTTCGGTTGGTGCGTAGAGCAGACGGCTACTATTGTCAGTTTTGCATTAACGTTAATGTAACTGAAGATGTTAAGCCAACTAAGCAGATTCTTGGTCTTGATGTTGGCTTGCATGACTTCTATACCGACAGTGAAGGACACAAAGAGCCAAATCCTCGATTTTTTCGTAAAGGAGAAGAGGAGTTAAAACGCTGTCAGCGTCGTCTGTCTCGAAAACAAAAAGGCTCAAATAACCGAGGGAAAGCAAGACAGAAACTAGCTAAAAACACTTGA
- a CDS encoding glycosyl hydrolase-related protein, which translates to MQTNTQKIKGIVVSHTHWDRAWYLPFQSFRYRLVRMIDELIDLLETDSNFCSFTLDGQTVLLEDYLEIRPDQETRLKDLIQSGKILIGPWYTMPDLFLVSGEAVIRNLQKGKKWCQKFGNYMAVGYLPDPFGHFAQMPQILRGFEIDSYIFMRGLDAETKQQCGAIFNWKSPDGSTVLAIYEREGYFPVGSLGHPSVFGRFEGHTEKADLAKEQLEQALATMLPLQQEETVLLSNGFDHLPVQKNIPSLLSQLNETLEGIELHHGTIPDFIEAIKVENKPHRTYKGDLIGNADQPILASVYSTRMYLKQQNHFGQQLLSRYVEPMSVWLEQFGLGNDVRPFINQAWKFLLKNHAHDDICGCSVDGVHDDDEFRFRQIEKIGEAVLIEHLETLLKQGFVPPKQTRKYTTDVFVLNPHPWEATYQVETSIYFPNPDGEWGDPLPPLALVGCDGHGKIIKISVLETEAPRARSRYLETTWGRRYDITFSVTLPPLGYQLIHIYQDQQLLPETTPDQPLVLENNRYQLAVKNKQVMLTEKATQTTFSNFLQLEYQLDGGDTYSFSPVPEFTPVWGTLETATFHPQKTDTLQLTYHLTIPQGYSQEKGIFGETSLSITIDLTLTPQASVGITINYENTAENGRLRAILPLGFSTQESLADGHFRLVSREKPALRTPESDPKRYQTYPGELDYPTHHQGDFVIFSGSDYQVWVANRGLPEYEVIRNHVAITLHRAVGYLSVGKGRIRPCQAGPSVPTSGAQCQRKISAELAYGIATLNQTQIIRYAREFSHPAWVREMPYLPYVNSIGQLERMGSWCAIDNPDVILSALKPAEETGTFILRLYNQSLEKQQATIQLGFSTDRYCETNFLEIWKEENHFYLENNQFVASFLPHQIKTFLLT; encoded by the coding sequence ATGCAAACTAACACGCAAAAAATAAAAGGAATCGTTGTTTCTCATACCCATTGGGATCGCGCTTGGTATCTTCCCTTTCAGTCCTTTCGTTATCGTCTCGTGCGAATGATTGATGAGTTAATTGATCTCTTAGAAACCGATTCCAATTTTTGTTCTTTTACCCTTGATGGGCAAACCGTTTTATTAGAAGATTATCTCGAAATCAGACCCGATCAAGAAACTCGTCTCAAAGATTTAATTCAGTCGGGAAAGATTTTAATTGGTCCGTGGTACACCATGCCCGATTTATTTTTAGTAAGTGGAGAAGCCGTCATTCGGAACTTACAGAAAGGGAAAAAATGGTGTCAGAAATTCGGGAATTATATGGCAGTTGGTTATCTTCCTGATCCCTTTGGACATTTTGCACAAATGCCTCAAATTTTAAGAGGATTTGAAATTGATAGTTATATTTTTATGCGGGGGTTAGATGCAGAAACCAAACAACAATGCGGTGCTATTTTTAATTGGAAATCCCCCGATGGTTCGACGGTTTTAGCTATCTATGAAAGAGAAGGTTATTTTCCTGTGGGGTCTTTGGGTCATCCCAGTGTTTTTGGACGGTTTGAAGGACATACAGAAAAAGCTGATCTGGCTAAAGAACAATTAGAACAAGCCTTAGCAACAATGCTTCCCTTACAACAGGAAGAAACGGTTTTACTCAGTAATGGTTTTGACCATCTTCCTGTCCAGAAAAATATCCCCAGTTTATTATCTCAATTGAATGAAACTTTAGAAGGAATCGAACTTCATCACGGAACAATTCCTGATTTTATTGAGGCGATTAAAGTAGAAAATAAACCACATCGCACTTATAAGGGTGATCTGATAGGGAATGCGGATCAACCCATCTTAGCCAGTGTTTATTCGACCCGAATGTATCTGAAACAACAGAATCATTTCGGACAACAATTATTATCGCGGTATGTTGAACCGATGAGTGTCTGGTTAGAACAGTTTGGGTTAGGAAATGATGTGCGTCCCTTTATTAATCAAGCATGGAAGTTCTTATTAAAAAACCATGCTCATGATGATATTTGTGGTTGTAGTGTGGATGGCGTTCATGATGATGATGAGTTTCGTTTTCGTCAGATTGAAAAAATTGGAGAAGCGGTTTTAATCGAGCATTTAGAAACCCTTTTAAAGCAAGGTTTTGTTCCCCCAAAACAGACCCGAAAATACACCACAGATGTTTTTGTTTTAAATCCGCATCCTTGGGAAGCAACTTATCAAGTGGAAACTTCCATTTATTTTCCCAACCCTGATGGAGAATGGGGAGATCCTTTACCGCCTTTGGCTTTAGTCGGATGTGATGGTCACGGAAAGATCATTAAAATTAGTGTACTGGAAACAGAAGCCCCCAGAGCGCGATCGCGCTACCTAGAAACAACTTGGGGACGACGCTACGACATTACCTTCTCTGTAACACTTCCCCCATTAGGCTATCAACTGATTCACATTTATCAAGACCAGCAACTGTTACCTGAAACGACACCTGATCAACCATTAGTTTTAGAAAATAACCGCTATCAGCTAGCGGTCAAAAACAAACAAGTTATGCTCACTGAGAAAGCAACCCAAACCACTTTTTCTAACTTTCTCCAATTAGAATATCAACTTGATGGCGGAGATACCTATTCCTTTAGTCCTGTTCCTGAGTTTACACCCGTTTGGGGAACACTGGAAACCGCAACCTTTCACCCGCAAAAAACAGATACCCTACAACTCACCTATCATCTCACGATTCCTCAAGGATATAGTCAAGAAAAAGGAATCTTTGGAGAAACCAGTCTTAGCATTACTATCGATCTCACCCTCACGCCACAAGCCTCGGTGGGGATTACAATTAACTATGAAAATACCGCCGAGAATGGAAGATTACGTGCTATCCTTCCTTTAGGCTTCTCCACACAAGAATCCCTTGCTGATGGACATTTCCGCCTCGTTTCGCGAGAGAAACCAGCCTTACGCACTCCAGAAAGCGATCCGAAACGATATCAAACTTATCCAGGGGAGTTAGACTATCCCACCCATCATCAGGGAGACTTTGTTATTTTTTCAGGAAGTGATTATCAGGTTTGGGTGGCTAACCGAGGTTTACCCGAGTATGAAGTAATCAGAAATCACGTAGCAATAACCTTACATCGTGCGGTGGGTTATCTCTCAGTGGGAAAAGGTCGCATTCGTCCTTGTCAAGCTGGTCCCTCTGTCCCGACTTCGGGCGCACAATGTCAACGGAAAATAAGTGCGGAGCTAGCGTATGGGATAGCAACTTTAAATCAAACACAGATTATTCGTTACGCTCGTGAGTTTTCCCATCCTGCTTGGGTGCGAGAAATGCCTTATCTTCCTTATGTTAATTCTATCGGACAACTGGAGCGTATGGGGTCTTGGTGCGCGATCGATAATCCAGATGTGATTTTATCCGCATTGAAACCAGCAGAGGAAACAGGAACATTCATTTTGCGATTGTATAATCAAAGCCTGGAGAAACAACAAGCAACGATTCAGTTAGGCTTTTCTACTGATCGTTACTGCGAAACCAACTTCTTAGAGATTTGGAAGGAAGAGAATCACTTTTATTTGGAAAATAATCAGTTTGTAGCTTCTTTCCTTCCCCATCAGATCAAAACTTTTCTCTTGACCTAA